One stretch of Stigmatella aurantiaca DNA includes these proteins:
- a CDS encoding SWIM zinc finger family protein — protein sequence MTPATTRHPVELRYATTSDVDTRPEASRVLLALEGSRGTVGVRGKVREPALFRDALAATLGILASDLRYQGRDRTAYLAYLMKQGKRATAQIWEAQKAFLDASLQTEEQKDTVLDPVLTVDPDQVSLEVFSRDESAYARLAFDSALFEGREAAHGSTFLDVPKDLMAKVDRLRTYVPLSLEAHVALPAQEARAPRNVEVPHAWLRGFLQVQSAATLPASTCTLAPIDLYNLLFALRTRKAKTAPRALRFELIPGAVPRLIIEPWELVLECHASVYTGTVPAVVRTFGRQRLAALARLLPHAQNIRVRLLGPGLPVFWAVDLGQATLTLALTGWTESGWSSAAAFDVLMPRAVPDGLPERLRQRLRTEGPLSFEALAAQAGAPKDAVRAALQLECLRGRLLYDIAQETYRPRELMPTPVDEATLRYGNEREARAHRLLGDGGPGAGEVKVTKVHEVVGEGTRIQGEVVDREAVRSFFPSFTLDLEGRVKEASCGCPHFRRSALREGPCEHMLALRLAQTRQRAEQEALRQTPEGRQRITAETRAYVRREPSGQEQVYRVSLDGKVVAVEWGPRQGASRQQKLWFDTDAEARTAYFSRLESLAAEGYIDAAASMM from the coding sequence ATGACGCCCGCCACCACCCGCCACCCCGTCGAGCTGCGCTACGCCACCACGAGTGACGTGGACACCCGCCCGGAGGCCTCGCGCGTGCTGCTGGCCCTGGAGGGCTCGCGCGGCACCGTGGGCGTGCGCGGCAAGGTCCGCGAGCCCGCCCTCTTCCGGGACGCGCTGGCCGCCACGCTCGGCATCCTCGCCAGCGACCTGCGCTACCAGGGACGGGACCGCACAGCCTACCTGGCCTACCTGATGAAGCAGGGCAAGCGCGCCACCGCGCAGATCTGGGAGGCGCAGAAGGCCTTCCTGGACGCCTCGCTCCAGACCGAGGAGCAGAAGGACACGGTGTTGGATCCCGTCCTCACCGTGGATCCGGACCAGGTGTCCCTGGAAGTCTTCTCCCGCGACGAGAGCGCCTACGCGCGCCTGGCCTTCGACAGCGCCCTGTTCGAGGGCCGCGAGGCCGCGCACGGCTCCACCTTCCTGGACGTGCCCAAGGACCTGATGGCCAAGGTGGACCGGCTGCGCACCTACGTGCCGCTCTCCCTGGAGGCGCACGTGGCCCTGCCCGCCCAGGAGGCCCGGGCGCCCCGGAACGTGGAAGTCCCCCACGCGTGGCTGCGCGGCTTCCTCCAGGTGCAGTCGGCCGCCACGCTCCCGGCGAGCACCTGCACGCTGGCGCCCATCGACCTGTACAACCTGCTGTTCGCCCTGCGCACCCGGAAGGCCAAGACGGCCCCCCGCGCGCTGCGCTTCGAGCTCATCCCCGGCGCCGTGCCCCGGCTCATCATCGAGCCGTGGGAGCTGGTGCTGGAGTGCCACGCCTCGGTGTACACGGGCACGGTGCCCGCGGTGGTGCGCACCTTCGGCCGGCAGCGGCTGGCGGCCCTCGCCCGGCTGCTGCCCCACGCGCAGAACATCCGGGTGCGGCTCCTGGGCCCGGGGCTGCCGGTGTTCTGGGCGGTGGACCTCGGGCAGGCCACGCTGACGCTGGCCCTCACCGGGTGGACGGAGAGCGGCTGGTCCAGCGCCGCCGCCTTCGACGTGCTGATGCCCCGCGCGGTGCCGGACGGACTGCCCGAGCGGCTGCGCCAGCGGCTGCGCACCGAGGGCCCCCTGTCCTTCGAGGCGCTCGCGGCGCAGGCCGGGGCCCCGAAGGACGCGGTGCGCGCGGCGTTGCAGCTCGAATGCCTCCGGGGGCGCCTCCTCTATGACATCGCCCAGGAGACGTACCGGCCGCGCGAGCTGATGCCCACGCCGGTGGACGAGGCCACCCTGCGCTATGGCAACGAGCGCGAGGCCCGGGCGCACCGGCTGCTCGGCGACGGCGGGCCGGGCGCGGGCGAGGTGAAGGTGACGAAGGTCCACGAGGTGGTGGGCGAGGGCACCCGCATTCAGGGCGAGGTGGTGGACCGGGAAGCCGTCCGCAGCTTCTTCCCCTCCTTCACCCTGGACCTGGAGGGGCGCGTGAAGGAGGCGAGCTGCGGCTGCCCCCACTTCCGGCGCTCGGCGCTGCGCGAGGGCCCGTGCGAGCACATGCTGGCGCTGCGGCTGGCCCAGACGCGGCAGCGCGCGGAGCAGGAAGCGCTGCGTCAGACGCCCGAGGGCCGCCAGCGCATCACCGCGGAGACGCGCGCCTACGTGCGGCGCGAGCCCTCCGGCCAGGAGCAGGTGTACCGCGTCTCACTGGATGGGAAAGTGGTGGCGGTGGAGTGGGGCCCCCGCCAGGGCGCCTCGCGCCAGCAGAAGCTCTGGTTCGACACGGACGCGGAGGCCCGCACCGCGTATTTCTCGCGCCTGGAGTCCCTGGCCGCCGAGGGATATATCGATGCGGCCGCTTCAATGATGTAG
- a CDS encoding reverse transcriptase family protein: MTAKLEPHVPAAPPVPGEAPAPTRPDPAKQEARRAHHEALRLRWKAIEEAGGTDAWVRQQLVAKGVAADEVDFESLTDKQKAAWKEKKKAEATERRAQKRLAWEAWKATHIHHLGVGVHWDEAGGPDTFDVENREERAKANGLPETLDSAEALAKALGISLSRLRWFSFHREVDTGTHYQTWEIPKRDGGKRTLTSPKRELKAVQRWVLANVVERLPVHGAAHGFVAGRSILTNALAHRGADVVVKVDMKDFFPSVTWRRVKGLLRKGGLTENLATLLSLLATEAPREVVRFRGQTLYVAQGPRALPQGAPTSPALTNALCLRLDKRVSALSKRLGFTYTRYADDLTFSWRRTKAPGQADAPVALLLARVKGVLEAEGFTLHPDKTRVQRKGSRQRVTGLVVNEAPEGAPGARVPRDVVRKLRAAIHNREQGKPGPEGETLEQLKGLAAFVHMTDAEKGRAFLRRLEALEQRQAR, encoded by the coding sequence ATGACCGCCAAGCTGGAGCCGCACGTCCCCGCCGCGCCGCCGGTCCCCGGCGAAGCGCCCGCGCCCACCCGTCCGGACCCGGCGAAGCAGGAGGCGCGCCGCGCCCACCACGAGGCCCTGCGCCTGCGGTGGAAGGCCATCGAGGAGGCGGGCGGCACGGACGCCTGGGTGCGCCAGCAGCTCGTGGCCAAGGGGGTGGCGGCGGACGAGGTGGACTTCGAGTCGCTCACCGACAAGCAGAAGGCGGCCTGGAAGGAGAAGAAGAAGGCGGAGGCCACCGAGCGGCGCGCGCAGAAGCGCCTGGCGTGGGAGGCCTGGAAGGCCACGCACATCCACCACCTGGGCGTGGGGGTGCACTGGGACGAGGCGGGCGGGCCGGACACGTTCGACGTGGAGAACCGCGAGGAGCGGGCAAAGGCCAACGGCCTGCCGGAGACGCTGGACTCGGCCGAGGCGCTGGCCAAGGCGCTGGGCATCTCCCTGTCGCGGCTGCGCTGGTTCTCCTTCCACCGCGAGGTGGACACCGGCACGCACTACCAGACGTGGGAGATTCCCAAGCGGGACGGGGGCAAGCGCACGCTCACCTCGCCCAAGCGCGAGCTGAAGGCGGTGCAGCGCTGGGTGCTGGCGAACGTGGTGGAGCGGCTGCCGGTACACGGGGCGGCGCACGGCTTCGTCGCGGGGCGCTCCATCCTCACCAACGCGCTGGCGCACCGGGGCGCGGACGTGGTGGTGAAGGTGGACATGAAGGACTTCTTCCCCTCCGTGACGTGGCGCCGGGTGAAGGGGCTCTTGCGCAAGGGCGGCCTGACGGAGAACCTGGCCACGCTGCTGTCGCTGCTCGCCACCGAGGCCCCGCGCGAGGTGGTGCGCTTCCGGGGACAGACGCTCTACGTGGCCCAGGGCCCCCGGGCGCTGCCCCAGGGCGCGCCCACCTCCCCGGCGCTGACGAACGCGCTGTGCCTGCGGCTGGACAAGCGCGTCTCGGCGCTCTCGAAGCGGCTGGGCTTCACCTACACGCGCTACGCGGATGACCTGACGTTCTCCTGGCGGCGGACGAAGGCGCCCGGACAGGCCGACGCGCCGGTGGCGCTGCTGCTCGCGCGGGTGAAGGGCGTGCTGGAGGCCGAGGGCTTCACCCTGCACCCGGACAAGACGCGCGTGCAGCGCAAGGGCAGCCGGCAGCGCGTGACGGGCCTCGTGGTGAACGAGGCCCCCGAGGGCGCGCCCGGCGCCCGGGTGCCCCGGGACGTGGTGCGGAAGCTGCGCGCGGCGATCCACAACCGGGAGCAGGGCAAGCCCGGCCCCGAGGGCGAGACGCTGGAGCAGCTCAAGGGGCTGGCGGCCTTCGTCCACATGACGGACGCGGAGAAGGGCCGGGCCTTCCTGCGGCGGCTGGAGGCCCTCGAGCAGCGTCAGGCCCGCTGA
- a CDS encoding ELWxxDGT repeat protein, whose product MVMPRFPLLLLLCAASCLSSQAEALGKEAFPAWETVLPPTGGKPCVSTPALLVDLLPGAKGSLPRELVAGNGSLFFTADDGVHGRELWRSQGFGNASGPAALLVKDLRPGTATSNPRRLTVVGHQLFFTADDGVHGRELWVSDGTSGGTRMVKDIWPGTYGASPDQLLAFGPVLYFAANDGQHGIELWRSDGTEAGTFLVSDLYPGDDVYSPGVPGSSSPRRLTRMGDSLFFVANVEAEVFIWRSLGVSATTSVFSGPEDNFLSAFTAADSRLFFLHDNDEGEASLWWTDGAYAEPLRFFPGLYPHDLTALGGKLYFSAGGGEPQFWGEPEGEELWVSDGTSPGTVRVKDIWPGVDSSAPSFIQAMNGRLYFAAANAEHGRELWVSDGLAKGTTLLKDLAPGAEGSTPENLTATAGLLFFSAATAGRGREPWVSSGLEGGTFALGDIAPGGEASNPEGFVRLGWEVFFTATEPAHGTELWGVKIRAGASCDSPEE is encoded by the coding sequence ATGGTGATGCCACGCTTTCCCCTGTTGCTGTTGCTCTGCGCCGCATCCTGTCTGTCGAGCCAAGCCGAGGCGCTTGGGAAGGAGGCGTTCCCAGCGTGGGAGACCGTCTTGCCCCCCACCGGTGGGAAACCCTGCGTTAGCACCCCCGCGCTGCTGGTGGACCTGCTCCCGGGGGCCAAGGGTTCGTTGCCTCGTGAGCTGGTGGCTGGCAACGGCAGCCTCTTCTTCACCGCGGACGATGGGGTGCATGGGCGGGAGCTGTGGAGGAGCCAGGGCTTCGGCAACGCGAGCGGCCCCGCCGCCTTGCTGGTGAAGGATCTGCGGCCCGGCACCGCCACCTCCAATCCCCGCCGCCTCACCGTCGTGGGCCACCAGCTGTTCTTCACCGCGGACGATGGGGTGCATGGGCGGGAGCTGTGGGTCAGCGATGGCACCTCGGGGGGCACCCGGATGGTGAAGGACATCTGGCCGGGCACCTATGGCGCGTCTCCCGACCAGCTGCTCGCCTTTGGCCCGGTGCTCTACTTCGCCGCGAACGATGGGCAGCACGGCATCGAGCTGTGGCGCAGCGATGGCACGGAGGCGGGCACCTTCCTGGTGAGCGACCTCTATCCCGGGGATGACGTCTATTCGCCTGGGGTGCCGGGCAGCTCCAGCCCCCGCCGGCTCACCCGGATGGGCGACTCGCTCTTCTTCGTGGCCAACGTCGAGGCCGAGGTGTTCATCTGGCGCAGCCTGGGCGTGTCCGCCACCACCTCCGTCTTCTCCGGCCCCGAGGACAACTTCCTGTCCGCCTTCACCGCGGCGGACTCGCGGCTGTTCTTCCTGCACGACAATGACGAGGGCGAGGCGAGCCTGTGGTGGACCGATGGCGCCTATGCCGAGCCGCTGCGCTTCTTCCCGGGCCTCTACCCGCATGACCTCACGGCGCTGGGGGGCAAGCTCTACTTCAGCGCCGGGGGCGGCGAGCCCCAGTTCTGGGGAGAGCCCGAGGGCGAGGAGCTGTGGGTGAGCGATGGCACCTCCCCGGGCACCGTCCGGGTGAAGGACATCTGGCCGGGCGTGGACAGCTCGGCGCCCAGCTTCATCCAGGCGATGAATGGGAGGCTCTACTTCGCCGCGGCCAACGCGGAGCACGGGCGGGAGCTGTGGGTGAGCGATGGCCTGGCCAAGGGCACCACCCTGCTAAAGGACCTGGCGCCGGGCGCCGAGGGCTCCACCCCCGAGAACCTGACGGCCACCGCCGGGCTGCTCTTCTTCTCGGCGGCCACCGCCGGGCGCGGCCGGGAGCCCTGGGTGAGCAGTGGCCTGGAGGGGGGCACCTTCGCCCTGGGGGACATCGCCCCGGGCGGCGAGGCGTCCAACCCGGAGGGCTTCGTGCGCCTGGGCTGGGAGGTCTTCTTCACCGCCACCGAGCCCGCCCATGGCACGGAGCTCTGGGGCGTGAAGATCCGCGCCGGGGCCTCGTGCGACTCGCCGGAGGAGTGA
- a CDS encoding chloride channel protein: MNPRQSLRALTQWVVLGTLVGAVCGVASALFLFLLEEATAWREHHTWVVYALPGAGLAVGALYARWGASVRGGNNLILDIVHEGDRQVPLRMAPLVLLGTVLTHLFGGSAGREGTAVQMGGSLADAIAHRFRVSPDTRRELLAAGIAGGFGSVFGTPIAGAVFGLEVLVVGRLGYEALLPALVASVVGDLTTRGLGIVHTAYPAPGALPLTGGVLAKWLVFAVAVAAVAVLFVEGTHRLKKALEGRIPALPWRMAAGGLAVVGLWQLAGTDMYLGLGVPTLVRAFVDPSLPVSAFAWKLVFTAVTLGAGFLGGEVTPLFFIGAALGNVLARLLGLPLDLGAAVGMAALFAAAANTPLALTIMAVELVGAGVLPHVAIVATVAYLLTGHRGIYPAQRIARLKYGGPLLIRPTALRELPAPDAPTSRDRP; the protein is encoded by the coding sequence GTGAACCCGAGGCAGAGCCTCCGCGCCCTGACGCAATGGGTGGTGCTGGGAACGCTCGTGGGGGCGGTGTGCGGGGTGGCCTCCGCGCTCTTCCTCTTCCTGCTGGAGGAGGCCACCGCCTGGCGTGAGCACCACACCTGGGTCGTCTACGCGCTGCCGGGCGCGGGGCTCGCGGTGGGGGCACTCTACGCGCGGTGGGGCGCCTCCGTCCGGGGGGGAAACAATCTCATCCTGGACATCGTGCACGAGGGGGACCGGCAGGTGCCGCTGCGCATGGCGCCGCTGGTGCTGCTGGGCACGGTCCTCACGCACCTGTTTGGCGGCAGCGCGGGGCGGGAGGGCACCGCGGTGCAGATGGGCGGCAGCCTGGCGGACGCCATCGCGCACCGCTTCCGCGTATCCCCGGACACCCGGCGCGAGCTGCTCGCCGCGGGCATCGCGGGGGGCTTTGGCTCGGTGTTCGGCACCCCCATCGCGGGCGCGGTGTTTGGCCTGGAGGTGCTCGTGGTGGGCCGCCTGGGCTACGAGGCCCTGCTGCCAGCCCTCGTCGCCTCGGTGGTGGGAGACCTGACCACGCGGGGGCTGGGCATCGTGCACACCGCTTACCCGGCGCCGGGCGCCCTGCCGCTGACGGGCGGGGTGTTGGCCAAATGGCTGGTGTTCGCGGTGGCGGTGGCGGCGGTGGCCGTCCTCTTCGTGGAGGGAACCCACCGGCTGAAGAAGGCGCTGGAAGGCCGCATCCCCGCCCTGCCCTGGCGCATGGCGGCCGGCGGGCTCGCGGTGGTGGGGCTGTGGCAGCTGGCGGGGACGGACATGTACCTGGGGCTGGGGGTGCCCACGCTGGTGCGCGCCTTCGTGGACCCCTCGCTTCCGGTGTCCGCGTTCGCGTGGAAGCTCGTCTTCACGGCGGTGACGCTGGGGGCGGGCTTCCTGGGCGGCGAGGTGACGCCGCTGTTCTTCATCGGCGCGGCGCTCGGCAACGTGCTGGCGCGGCTGCTGGGGCTGCCCTTGGACTTGGGGGCGGCGGTGGGCATGGCGGCCCTCTTCGCCGCCGCGGCCAACACGCCCCTGGCGCTGACCATCATGGCGGTGGAGCTGGTGGGCGCCGGCGTGCTGCCCCACGTGGCCATCGTGGCCACGGTGGCGTACCTGCTCACGGGCCACCGGGGCATCTACCCCGCGCAGCGCATCGCCCGGCTCAAGTACGGAGGCCCGCTGCTCATCCGGCCCACCGCCCTCCGGGAGCTGCCAGCCCCGGACGCGCCCACGTCGCGGGATCGCCCTTAA
- a CDS encoding CapA family protein, producing the protein MGRTATLRGVFLSVLLVAPLLFAAPPPPPARVELVFGGDVISHGDVRRTAAEHFRKAGPPVKGSPTPSLNHEGWDQLFGPIADVLRTADVAVVNLETPITANPKAVTKELLFNAPPALAQSLAAAGVRLVSTGNNHARDQHLTGMVETLQHLEAAGVRHVGTGASRAEAWAPVVMEAQGVRLGFLSFSRLLNGFNNPVAATQPHVALVPYPRTGRPPGIEQLLERVRTAATQCDVLIVLVHWGAEYTVKPLPEDESLAHALIDAGAGAVIGHHPHVLQPLEAYTTKGGRRGLIAYSLGNLVANQGRFYAHTPRSSGKAGDTRDSMLLRVSWRRQAPGGPVLLDEVAALPVWIENNARTRKRKQRRFIQPVLIDREVAVLEERLAALALQPLQAKEARGLEQRLALMKYRRERILKMLPEGFAVASPQLRLRRELAAGTVAVQSP; encoded by the coding sequence ATGGGGAGGACTGCTACGCTGCGCGGCGTGTTCCTGTCCGTTCTCCTGGTGGCCCCCCTGCTGTTCGCCGCGCCGCCGCCGCCTCCCGCGCGGGTCGAGCTCGTCTTCGGTGGGGATGTGATTTCCCACGGGGATGTGCGGCGCACGGCGGCGGAGCACTTCCGCAAAGCCGGGCCCCCGGTGAAGGGCTCGCCCACGCCTTCGCTCAACCACGAGGGGTGGGATCAGCTCTTCGGGCCCATCGCCGACGTGCTGCGCACCGCGGACGTGGCGGTGGTGAACCTGGAGACGCCCATCACCGCCAACCCGAAGGCGGTGACGAAGGAGCTGCTTTTTAATGCGCCGCCCGCCCTGGCTCAGTCGCTCGCGGCGGCCGGGGTGCGGCTCGTCTCCACGGGCAACAACCACGCCCGGGATCAACACCTGACGGGCATGGTGGAGACGCTCCAGCACCTGGAGGCCGCGGGCGTCCGGCACGTGGGCACGGGCGCCTCGCGGGCGGAGGCCTGGGCGCCCGTGGTGATGGAGGCGCAGGGCGTGCGGCTGGGGTTTCTGTCCTTCTCCCGCCTGCTCAATGGCTTCAACAACCCCGTGGCGGCCACGCAGCCCCATGTCGCGCTCGTGCCTTACCCCAGGACCGGGCGCCCTCCGGGGATCGAGCAGCTCCTGGAGCGGGTGCGCACGGCGGCCACGCAGTGCGATGTGCTCATCGTGCTGGTGCACTGGGGGGCGGAGTACACGGTGAAGCCCCTTCCCGAGGATGAATCGCTGGCGCATGCTCTCATCGACGCGGGCGCTGGGGCGGTGATTGGCCACCATCCGCACGTGTTGCAGCCGCTGGAGGCGTACACCACGAAGGGCGGCCGGCGGGGGCTCATCGCCTACTCCCTGGGCAACCTGGTGGCGAACCAGGGCCGGTTCTATGCCCATACCCCGCGCAGCTCCGGCAAGGCGGGGGACACCCGGGACTCCATGCTGTTGCGCGTCTCCTGGCGCCGGCAGGCGCCGGGTGGGCCCGTGCTGCTCGACGAGGTGGCCGCGCTGCCGGTGTGGATCGAGAACAACGCGCGCACGCGCAAGCGCAAGCAGCGCCGGTTCATTCAGCCCGTGCTCATCGATCGCGAGGTGGCGGTGCTGGAGGAGCGGCTCGCGGCGCTGGCCTTGCAACCGCTCCAGGCGAAGGAGGCGAGGGGGCTGGAGCAGCGGCTGGCGCTCATGAAGTACCGGCGCGAGCGCATCCTGAAGATGCTGCCCGAAGGCTTCGCCGTGGCCTCACCGCAGCTTCGCCTCCGGAGGGAGCTGGCGGCGGGGACCGTGGCCGTGCAGTCGCCTTAA
- a CDS encoding family 43 glycosylhydrolase, with protein sequence MMLFAMCLLSWAATASVQNARVEAASVAITNGPVWYDTTGGTLQAHGGAVIKVGSTFYWIGEDKLHNSATFRNVVCYSSPDLKNWKWVGYPLKPSSHAELASSKIERPKVIYNAATGKYVMWMHYENAADYSLARVAVASSSSVCGSYTYHGSFRPLGYESRDMTVFKDDDGSAYLLSASNSGTGTNGSLASFKLTADYLNVSTFLGWVAENGHREAPAVAKQGGRYFLITSGASGWYPNQAKYMTATSMSGPWSAPQNLGNTSTFYSQSNFILPVQGTSGTAYVYMGNRWNPSLLGDSRYIWLPLTLNGSSGTASLEWHSTWNLDATTGTVSYPALVNHALGKPATASSAASGFAAGRANDGNYQAEWKATGVTWPSWWQVDLGSAKNIREVDISWFLHNGSEAYYQYRIEYSTDGANWVSLDRTANKTYGFTTDAVNFTARYVRIVLVKAVLWNNPNNWYTPILYEVQLLGG encoded by the coding sequence ATGATGCTGTTTGCGATGTGTCTGTTGTCCTGGGCCGCCACGGCGTCCGTTCAGAACGCTCGTGTGGAGGCCGCGAGCGTGGCCATCACCAACGGGCCGGTCTGGTACGACACGACCGGGGGAACCCTCCAGGCCCACGGTGGGGCCGTCATCAAGGTGGGCTCCACCTTCTACTGGATTGGCGAGGACAAGCTTCACAACTCGGCCACGTTCCGGAACGTCGTCTGTTACTCCTCGCCAGATCTGAAGAACTGGAAGTGGGTTGGCTATCCGCTGAAGCCCTCGTCCCATGCCGAGCTGGCCAGCAGCAAGATCGAACGGCCCAAGGTCATCTACAACGCGGCGACCGGCAAGTACGTCATGTGGATGCACTACGAGAACGCCGCTGACTACTCGCTGGCCCGCGTCGCCGTGGCCTCCAGCAGCTCGGTGTGTGGCAGCTACACGTACCACGGCAGCTTCCGCCCGCTCGGCTACGAGTCCCGGGACATGACCGTCTTCAAGGACGATGACGGCAGTGCCTATCTGCTGTCCGCCTCGAACTCCGGTACTGGCACCAACGGCTCCCTCGCGTCCTTCAAGCTCACGGCGGATTACCTCAACGTCTCCACGTTCCTTGGCTGGGTGGCCGAGAATGGGCACCGCGAGGCCCCCGCGGTCGCCAAGCAGGGCGGGCGGTATTTTCTGATCACCTCGGGCGCCTCCGGCTGGTACCCGAATCAGGCCAAGTACATGACGGCCACGTCGATGAGCGGGCCGTGGTCGGCCCCGCAGAACCTCGGCAACACCTCGACGTTCTACTCGCAGTCCAACTTCATCCTGCCCGTTCAGGGCACGTCGGGCACGGCGTACGTCTACATGGGCAACCGCTGGAACCCGAGCCTGCTCGGGGACTCCCGCTACATCTGGCTGCCCCTCACCTTGAATGGCTCCAGTGGGACCGCCTCCCTGGAGTGGCACAGCACCTGGAACCTCGATGCCACCACCGGGACCGTGTCGTATCCGGCGCTCGTCAACCATGCGCTGGGCAAGCCCGCGACGGCCAGCTCCGCGGCATCCGGCTTCGCCGCGGGCCGGGCCAACGACGGCAACTACCAGGCCGAGTGGAAGGCCACCGGCGTCACCTGGCCGTCCTGGTGGCAGGTGGATCTCGGCTCGGCCAAGAACATCCGCGAGGTGGACATCTCGTGGTTCCTCCACAACGGCTCGGAGGCCTATTACCAGTACCGCATCGAGTACAGCACCGACGGCGCGAACTGGGTGTCCCTCGACCGGACCGCGAACAAGACGTATGGCTTCACGACCGATGCCGTGAACTTCACCGCCCGGTATGTCCGCATCGTGCTCGTCAAGGCGGTGCTGTGGAACAATCCCAACAACTGGTACACGCCCATCCTCTATGAGGTTCAGCTGCTCGGGGGCTGA